CTACCTACACCTTTCTTGTGTGCCATGTTGATTCAGTTTTTAAAGGTTATGCAACGATTTCCTCGACGAGAATCTGCGTCAGGTACTGGCGGTGTCCGTTGCACTTCTGGTAGCCCGTGCGACGTTTCTTTTTGAACACCAGAACCTTGTCATCCTTCAGATGCTTCAGGATCTTGCACTTCACTGCGGCGCCTTTCACTACAGGTGCGCCGACTTTAACCTGACCGTCGTTGTCTGTGAGCAGGACTTTGTCGAAACTTACGGACGAATTTTCTTCGCCCTGAAGACGGTGGACATAAAGTTTCCGACCTTTTTCAGCTTTAAATTGCTGACCTGCAATCTCTACTATAACGTACATTTAAGTCGATTATGTATTTGAACATAAATTCGGAGTGCAAATATACGCATATTTATCTTATAAACAACACATCCTGCAATTTTTTTTGCCCCGGTGCGCCTCTGGCACGGTTTTGGGCGCGGCAGACGCTGCCGGCAAAGCCGGCGGAAGGACATGCACCGAATATTGATTGTTTCCGACGAGGAGTTCCTGCGCGACGTGATCCGGCTTTCGCTCGCCGACATGCAGGCCGACGTGCGCTGTGCATCGGATGTTCCCGACATGCAGCGCATGGTCCGGCGCATGCTGTTCGACCTGGTCGTCGTCGTGGGGACTTCGGCTTTCTTCACGGGCTGCG
This Alistipes shahii WAL 8301 DNA region includes the following protein-coding sequences:
- the rplU gene encoding 50S ribosomal protein L21, giving the protein MYVIVEIAGQQFKAEKGRKLYVHRLQGEENSSVSFDKVLLTDNDGQVKVGAPVVKGAAVKCKILKHLKDDKVLVFKKKRRTGYQKCNGHRQYLTQILVEEIVA
- a CDS encoding response regulator, translated to MHRILIVSDEEFLRDVIRLSLADMQADVRCASDVPDMQRMVRRMLFDLVVVVGTSAFFTGCDVVRTLRPAGLGRPLVYVVAWQQAEQTVLSLLECGVDQYMTFPVSLQRLRTKIANALNRQL